The genomic region CCGTCGTCGTGGCCGAGCCAGCCGTGCGCGTCGCTGCGGCACACGCCCGTGGCCTCGACGCGGACGATGACGCCGGCGGGGGAGGGCACGGGATCCGGCAGGTCGCGGACGACCGGGGTCTGGCCGAACTCCTCGTAGACGACGGCGCGCATGGGGGCTCCTCGGGGTCGGGGCGGCACGGGCTCGTCCACGGTATCCGAGCGCCGGGTCATCCCAACGCGGGCGGGTCGTCGTGGGCCCGCCCCGCGACACGGCCCGCTCCCGGCGCGCGCTGGCAGACTGTCGAGGTGACCCGCACCCCCGCCGCCCCCGCCTTCACCCGCCCATCGCTCGCGCCCGGGCTCCTCGGCGCCATCGTGCTGCTGGCCGGGTTCGCGGTGATCGACGGCGACCTCTTCACGGTCGTACGGTTCGCGGTCGCGATCCTCGCGCTCATCATGATCGTGTTCTCGGTGCGCGCCCGCAGCTGGTGGAGCGCCGCGCTGCTCGCGGCCGTCGCCGTGATGTGGAACCCGGTCCTCGTGATCCCCGTCGAGGCCGTCACGTGGCAGTCGCTGCAGTACGTGGCCGCGATCGTGTTCATCGCCGCGGGCATCCTCGTGAAGGTGCCCGT from Clavibacter michiganensis subsp. insidiosus harbors:
- a CDS encoding DUF6804 family protein gives rise to the protein MTRTPAAPAFTRPSLAPGLLGAIVLLAGFAVIDGDLFTVVRFAVAILALIMIVFSVRARSWWSAALLAAVAVMWNPVLVIPVEAVTWQSLQYVAAIVFIAAGILVKVPVEDAPTPGRPRTRAPR